From the genome of Blautia hydrogenotrophica DSM 10507:
AGAAGTCTGCACAGCTTTGTCGCTACCTTTTCGCACTCATCATAGATTCTTTTTGCCTGAGCGGCTGCCCTCTCCTGGGGCTGTGCCTCTGCCTCCCACCATTCCAAAGCTTCTCGACGCACCTGTGCCCTTCCAATCGCCTTCTCCAATTCTGCAAATGTCGGAACCGCTTTATATTCTTCATCCAGCCTAAAAAGTCTTTGTTCCACGTATTTTAACCGGGTATCCCAATTCTCCAGCTCTTTTTCTGCCTCGGCCAGCTCGCATTTTCTCTCTCTCAGAATTTTTTGCTTTTCCTCTTCTCTGGTCTTCTCTCCTATATACCGCGCCTTCTCCCAGGTACCATAGCCCTCCAAAATCCCCTGTTCAAAATAGCCATTGTCATACAGAACCAGACGACCGTCGAAGCCTTTCTCATCCAATTTTACCTTCTGCCGGGACAGACAGCTTAACAGGCGTCCTACCGCCTGTCTTAGCGTCTGGCTTCCCACATCAGCGGGAATCAAATAGGGGAATCTCTCTTCTTTTAGAGAGCTTTCTTCTTTGAATCCTCCTGGATTTAACAATACAACAGCAATTCCCCGAAGCTCCCGGACTGCCCTTTTATAATCTTCCTCAGCTATCACCAATGCATCCAGCAGTCCTGACGCCGCCAGTTGTCCCTCCACCCTCTTTCTCGTCTCCGAGTCCAAATTTTCCGCAAACTCCACTGTCTCATAAAAAAACAGACAGGAAATCCCCTTCTTCTCCAAAAACTCCCTAGCCTGTTCTTGTCTGTCAGAGACCCTCCTGTCTCGCTCTTCTTTCAAACCTTGAATCTTTATGCGGCCCTCTATCTGCTGTTCTTTGAGGCTTCGTCGTTCCCGTTCCAAGACTTCTTTCTTTTTCCACCAGATTGCCCTCAGCACGCTTCGTATGTCTTCATAGTCACCAGGCCCCTGATACTGCTCTATTTTTCCCAGTATCTTTTTCAAATCCTTCTTTCCGATTTCCAGCTCCTGATTGTCTTCAGCCGCCATCAGAAGTCGTTCTGCCAGCCATTCCCTACACGCCTCCACCTGCCGGTCAGCCTCTCGCCAACTTTTTTGAGCCTCTTGCACTTCTGCTAGAATTTTCTGATACCGTTCCTCTTGTTCACTCCATTTTTTTTGCGCGCCTCTTGACTCTCCCAAGACCTGCTGTACGCCTTCCACCTGACACTTCAACTCTGTGAGTTCCCGGTATACCTCCTGCACTTTGGCACTCTCACCACCTGTAGGCCCAGATTCTTTTAACTTTTCATGGCAGGGAATCTCAATGATACCGTTTCTCTGCTCTAGATCACGAAACAGTCTTTCGGCATTTGACCGGTACTCTTCCTTTTTCAGCCGGCTAAACTGAAATTCTCTGCTAAGAGATAACTGTCTTTTCTTTCCCCATTCTATCTGTTCCAGTAACCGGTCTCGTTCTTTTTCCTCCTGCTTTTTCTGCTCTCGGATGCCATTCAGTCTGTCTATGGAAGCCTCGACCTCATCCAGATAAAACGTACTCTTTTCTCGCTCCAAAAGCTGAATTTTCTCTTCTAGCTTTCTGCTTTTTCGTTCCTTGGCTCTTTGGTTTTCTTTTTTCTCCTTTAACTCTCGCTCCTTTTGTTCCAAGAGCCCGGCCGCCTGACATGCCTTTTCTTTCGCCTCCTCATAGGCCTTCGCTTTTTTCCCTAGCATATAGAGATTATAGCGAAGATACTCCTTTCGAAGTGCCGTCAAGTCCTCAAAAGCTCTTTTTAGACTCATCAGCCGGTCTTGAATATCATCCATATTCTCCATAGTCTCAGCCATTGGGCGCAGATCTTCATTGGACAAAGGCCAAAGAGATTCTTCCAAAACCTCATACACCTTCGATGGACTCAATTCCTTAGACAACTTAGGAGCACGTACTTTGACCAACAAGCGTATCATCTGCTGATACTGCTCCACGCAAGGGAATCCAAAAAGATAGCGATTCACCAGCTCCATATACTCCCTCTGTGTCTCCGTAAAAAAATTGATTCCTTCCAGCTTCTGCCTCAGTTCCCTCTTCGTGCAGGGAATCTTTCTTCCGCCCACATCCCGACACAGCTTTATCTCATAACCCACTCTGCGTCCATCCAACAGAAGGAACCCCCAAAAAGCCATGGGCTTTCCTCTTTGCGCTTTCTGCCCAATTCCGATGGTCCGGTACTGCTGCCTATTTTCCCTCTTAAATTCCAAAAATAGATAGCCTGTGGCTTCTTCTTTCTCACCATCCCCTAAAAGATAGTACTCCATCTTTCGCGAATTTGAGCCAAAAGGGTCCAGACGACCTGGAGAACGGTCTCCATCTAAAATAAAGGGAATCAAGCTCTGAGTTGTGACAGATTTTCCCGATCCATTCTGACCACGCAGCAGCAGCCTTCCATCTGCAAATAAAAAAGTCTCCTCATCATACAACCAAAAATTTATGAATCCCATTCGGTGCATATGCCAGCGGTTACTCATCCGTTTTATCCTCCTCTCCAACGAAATCGGTGAGATAGGAGCCTATAAATTTTCCGCAGGCCGGATAGAAAATCACTCTCTCCCCTTGAAGTTCCGCCAACATCCAGGATTTCATATATTCCAAAATGCCTCGCTCCAATTTTGAGATTTCCATCTCCCCAAACTCTTTGTTCCAGACCGCTTTTTCTCTTTCCTGACACCTTCGTACCAGCCCTTGAAACTCTCTTCTAAAAATACTGACACAGTCTCCGGCGTCTCTTTCCAGATGCCGATTCTCCACCTCTTTGCGTATTTCTTTACAGACAGTCAGGACGACCTCACTGAGCATACTCTCCTCAGGGTGCAGCTCTCCCATACGCTCTTCTTCATACACGTAAAAGGCCGCATTTCGATGGAGATGAAGGCTACCTCCCAACTTTTCTCCCAACACTCTTTGTATCCGCATTCTCTCCGCCTTCAAATACGACGCATCCTTGTTTTCTGTAGATATCCAGTAAAACGCCGGTGCAGTCACCAATTGTCTATATACCCTCTGGGTCTTGCTCTGTTCCGTATCCGTCTCGAAACAAGCAGCAGCCTCAAAATCCCGACACGACGAAAATGTTTCGATACTGCGCCCAAAATTCACTGCAAAATATCGGGATAAACCCGTATTCTCATAGAGCACTTCTCGCTCCGTCCCATCGGCCACCCGCTCACTGTTCCCATCGTTCACTTTCAACAGGCCCCTGTTTTCTGCAACCTGCAAAACCCTCACCAGCGATCTGCGCTGAGCATACATCGTCCAATCCACTTCCATATATTCCTGAAGCTGTGTTTCCAGTACTTCCAGCATCTCTGACAGAAGAAATTGCTCTCCTTCCTCCCGCTCCTCCAAATAAATCAGCAGTGCACAAAAAATAATATAATCTTGAATTCGAGTAAACTGAGTAACTCCCATAAAGCCTTTCGCATGGGTAGGTATTTTTTCCAGCTTTATGATCTTCTCATTGGCAATCAGCTTCCATCCTAGCTGTTCTGTGACAAATCCGCGGATTTTTTCTGCTTCCCTTTGAATTTTTCTGTACAGTTCTCTGTCTTTTTTCTTTTCAATCCAAAATCTTTCTATCAACGCTCTAAATGTCTCCATCTTCTCTTGCCCCAAACATCAGAATATAGTTCGGCATACTGAAATCGCCATCCTCACAGTGCAAAGTACACCTGCTGTCCGTACGTTGTAGCTGATAGAACTTCCCGCTCTCCGTCACTCCTCTACCAGAACCGGACAGCATCGCCGTCTCAATCCACCGCAGCAACAATGCTCTCGTCTCTTTTGAGATTTTTCCCTCGATCTTGGACAGCTCTAGACAACCTCCCTGGATATACTGTGTTACTGTATACAATTCTTCCTCGCTTCTTTTAAGATACTCTCTCCTTTGACTTTTCTTTCTCTCTCCTTTATCCTCAAAGCCAGTTCTCTCCAATCTAGAACCGTGCCTTCTCCTGCGCGGCCTCAGCCAAAACTCCATAGCCTCTTCCTCATAAGTACTGCTATAGATGCTTTCTGTCGACCTATCTTTGCAAACTCTAAAATGTCTGACTTGTTGAATTCCAAAGAGGTGAGCAGCCAGGCAGTGTGCCTCTTCCAAATCCTCACACTCCCTAAACAGCCGGATAAATTTCTGATAATCATTTTTTCGGCTGACACTCCAACTCTGGGCCTGAACAATGAGAGCCGCGTTCTGTATGATTTTTCTGATGATCTCATCTGTAATCTCCAGAACGCGGCTACACTCACTTGGCTCTGTCTCACTCAAAAACCATTGCCGCAAAGCTGCCCATCCTCCAAATACATTTTCCCTCACAGATTCTTTGACGGCCTCTTTGTCCTTTGAACCTGGAAATAGGATATCCCTCTCACACAATACCACCCGTTCTAAGATTTCAGCTGCCTGTTCCCCGGATATTTCCTTGAGCACAGCTTCAATCCTCGACGCATTTACCCGAAGCTCCTGAACAAACTCCTTCAGATAAGTGACAAGCCGGTCTTTATGCAAAATAAACTCCACAGATTTTAAGATTTTATCTGAATTTTCCGAATAAAATTCACTCAGATAATCCTGGTAGTTCTGATTCAGACGCTGAAAGTCTTCCTGAAGATTCCTCCACCATTGGCCGGTCTCTCTCGTTGAAGCACTCTTTATCCTTTCCATATCCATAAGCGCCTCCTCGATTCTCATCAGATAACAAGATGAGAGATTCCCACTTTCCCGATACCTGTTTTCCAATTTCACTGTCAGTCTCTCAATCTCCACAGCGTTCTCCGTCATGGAATAGCGAAATTGCCTGTTCTTATACTCTGCGATCGTGCGTACATGCTTCAGCTCCTGGACGGCAATCAGATTCTTCCACTCCACCAGCATTCTCAAATCCTGTTTCAGCTTCTGTGCAGGATATTCTTCAAACCCCGGACAGGCACGCAGCAGGCTCAGCACCTCTCTTTCATAGAGCTGAAAATGCATTTTCTCATATTCACGATAAAAAATTCTCATGATTCTTCTGTACTGCAAGGTATTTCCAGTGGAAAGGTAAGCCGCTTCCTGTATCGCTTCTAAACGTTTCAACTTTCTCCTCCCTTCTCTGTGTTTTAGTCAAAAAAATTCACTTTCACCGATATTTCCACACGAAAATATTATATATTAGAGCGAAATTTCTGTCAATTTCCAGGTATGAATCCTGTAATATAAAAGTAACTACTCATCCATATCGGGCTTAACTATGAGCGAAGATTCCGACGCATATGCAGCGAAAAAGCTACTACTGCGAATCTAAACTCACGTGGCTGAATAGTTGCATATAAAAACCTGACAGCCAAATCTCCTTAACTGTCAGGTTTTATCTCAATCTCTATCTTGTTGAACAGCATCTAGCCTCTACACGATGAACATCGCGTCGCCGAATGAAAAAAAACGATACCGCTCGCGGACTGCCTCCTTATAGGCAGCCATAATCTTCTCTTTCCCCGCAAATGCCGATACCAGCATCAGCAAGGTGGATTCCGGAAGGTGGAAATTTGTAATCAGCCCATCCATAATTTTAAACTGATAACCTGGATAGATAAAAATCTCTGTCCAGCCACTTCCTGCCTGAAGCTTTCCTTCTTCATCCGTAGCTGACTCCAAAGTCCTACAGCTTGTGGTGCCCACGCAGATCACCCTGCCACCGTTTCTCTTCGTCTCATTGACAAGCGCAGCCTGCTCCTGTTCAACCACATAGAACTCTGAATGCATATGATGCTCGGCAACATCCTCCACCTTCACCGGGCGAAACGTTCCCAACCCCACATGAAGCGTCACATGGGCAATTTTCACCCCCATTTCCTTCACTCTCTGCAACAGCTCAGGAGTGAAATGCAGCCCTGCCGTGGGCGCCGCTGCTGAACCTTCGTGTTTGGCATAGACGGTCTGATAGCGATTCTTATCTTTCAATTTATGAGTAATATATGGAGGCAAAGGCATCTCGCCCAACTGATCTAAAATCTCCTCAAAAATTCCTTCATATTGGAATTGTATCAAACGATTCCCTTCCTCAACCACATCCAAAATCTCTCCGCATAAAATCCCGTCTCCAAAAATCAGCTTTGTACCCACTTTCGCCTTCTTCCCGGGTTTTACCAGAGTCTCCCAGACATCGTTTTCCCTTCTCTTTAACAGCAGCAGCTCAATGACTGCTCCTGTGTCCTCTTTGCGGCCGAACAGTCTGGCCGGTATCACTTTTGTGTCATTGATGACCAGACAGTCTCCCGGTTTTAGATACGTTAGAATATCCTGAAATGTTCCATGGGAAATCTCCCCGGTCCGCCGGTCTAGATGCAGCAGACGAGAGCTGCTTCTGTCCTCTAAGGGGTCCTGCGCAATCAGCTCCTGGGGAAGTTCGTAGTAAAAATCGGATGTTTTCATCACTTTCTCCTTCTAATAGTAGACTCTGTCCGCTTCCACAACGACACTCTCGCCGTCTTTCACATCCACAATGTTGACACTGCAGTTCGGCGGAACCTCACCATGCCAAAAATCATGGTCCCCGTAGACGTTCTGCATGATAGCCCGGGAAGCACAGCCGTGAGAGGAGATCAGAATCGTATAGTTCTCATATTCCTGTTTCTTCACAAGCTCTTCCCAAAATTCTTTTGTCCTCTTACAGACATCCATGATACTCTCTCCATCCTGCGGAGCCGTATAATTCCACGGGTCGGCATAAAATCTATGCAGGTTTTCAGAGTACTGAGGCCGATCACTCGCCGACTCCTGGGTTCCCTCCATAATACCGAAACAGATCTCCTGAATTCTCGGTTCCTCTATCCACGGAACCTGCCTATCTCCAATCACTAACCTGGCAGTCTCCTTCGCACGGCACAAAGGACTGGTAATCACCAAGTCAAATTTTATCTCTTTTAGAGCTTCGCCAGTCACCTTGGCTAAAGCCCTTCCCTTTTCGTTTAAGGGGATATCGGCAATGCCCTGAATTTTTTTCAGGGCATTCCACGACGTCTCACCATGTCTCATGATATACAGTCTCATCTTAACTTCTCAGCTCAATTCCCAGACCTTCCAGTCCGTTCAATATTTTCTTCATAGCTGCTGTCACATCCGCGTCCTCTAATGTACGGTCTTTAGAACGGAATACGATACTGTAAGCCATAGATTTAAAGCCTTCTTTAATCTGATTTCCTTCATAGATATCAAACAGCTCATAGCTCTCCAGAATCTTTCCACCTCGTTCTTCCAGAATCTTCTCAATATCCCCAGCCATCACATTCTTAGGAACCACCATACTGATATCGCGCAGTACAGCCGGATACTTGGTCAAATCTTCAAACTTATAGTCAAAAGTAGCCAGTTCTATCACTGTCGGAATGTCTATCACTGCTACATAAACCCTTGTTTTCATCCCATAACTCTCAGCGACCAGCGGATGCACCTCTCCTAGATACCCCAAAAGTCTGCCATCATAATAAACATTCGCCTGACGTCCTGGATGGAGATAATTCTTTCCGGAATTCGGAGCGTAAGATACCTTTTTCTTCATTCCTACTTTCTCAAAGAACTCCTCACACACACCTTTCATCGTGTAGAAATCTCCCTCGCCGTACATGCCCAGAGTCAATTCCACTCTCTCATCTGCCAATTCTGTCAAAGGCAAAGATTTCGGCAGATACACCTTCGCCAGCTCATACAGCCGCACATCTTTATTACGTCTTCTGTAATTCGTCTCCAAGGAAGACAGCATTCCATTCAACGGAAGCGTCTTCATAATACTAAAGTCTTCTCCCAACGGATTACGGATTTTCACGGCCTGTCTCAACGGATCATCCGCGTCCAGGCGCAGTTTGTCAAATACCTTCGGACTCTCAAAAGAATAGGTCATTGCCTGGGAAAATCCACAGTACTCCGCCACATCCTGAGCCACCTTCTCAATCTTTCTACAAAACGGCAGAAAACCAGTCAGTTCGGAACTTGGAATCGTTGACGGAATTTTGTCATATCCGTAAAATCTGGCCACTTCCTCCGCTAAGTCCGCCGTACAGTGCACATCCTGACGGAAGGTAGGAACAATGATATTCTCTTTCGTCTCATCTGGATAAAGTTCTACTCTTTCCAGATATCCCAGCATTTCCTCCGCGCTGATATCAATACCAATGAGTGCATTGATTTTATCCGGCTCAAATGGCACCTTCCATGGCTCTTTGTGCTCGTAACATACGTCCACAACTCCGCCGATTACCTCTCCTGCACCCAGCTCTTCCATCAATTGGCACGCACGGTTTACCGCCTCCAATGCAGTATTCGGGTCCAGACCTTTCTCAAACTTACTGGAAGCATCCGTCACATGTCCCAGCTTTTTAGAAGACTTTCTGATATTTACTCCGTTGAAGCAGGCGCCCTCAAACAATACCGTCTTCACTTCATCCGTAATCATCGAGTTCTCACCACCCATGATGCCGGCGATACCTACTGGCTTATTCTCATCACAGATCATCAATATGGAATCATCTAACACATGCTCCTGCCCGTCCAAGGTCACAAATTTCTCTCCCTGCTTTGCTCGCTTTACGACAATGTGACTTCCATCAATCTTGTCCAAATCATAGGCATGCATCGGCTGTCCATATTCTTCCATGATATAGTTGGTAATATCGACCAGATTATTGATGGAACGAATTCCATTGCTAGCCAAGGCTCTTTGCATCCACTTAGGAGATGGACCAATCTTGACATTCTTCACCACTCGGGCAGCATACCTTGGACACAAATCTGGATCTTCCACTGTGACTTTCACATAGTCAGAAGTCTTCTCATCGTTTCCAGTCTCAACAATCTTAGGAGGACAAAATTTCTTATTGAAAGTCGCAGCCGCCTCCCTCGCAATTCCCAGCGCACTATAACAGTCTACTCGATTCGAAGTGATTTCATATTCAAAAATCACATCCCTAAGCCCCAATGCTTCGACGGC
Proteins encoded in this window:
- a CDS encoding TIGR02677 family protein; translated protein: MKRLEAIQEAAYLSTGNTLQYRRIMRIFYREYEKMHFQLYEREVLSLLRACPGFEEYPAQKLKQDLRMLVEWKNLIAVQELKHVRTIAEYKNRQFRYSMTENAVEIERLTVKLENRYRESGNLSSCYLMRIEEALMDMERIKSASTRETGQWWRNLQEDFQRLNQNYQDYLSEFYSENSDKILKSVEFILHKDRLVTYLKEFVQELRVNASRIEAVLKEISGEQAAEILERVVLCERDILFPGSKDKEAVKESVRENVFGGWAALRQWFLSETEPSECSRVLEITDEIIRKIIQNAALIVQAQSWSVSRKNDYQKFIRLFRECEDLEEAHCLAAHLFGIQQVRHFRVCKDRSTESIYSSTYEEEAMEFWLRPRRRRHGSRLERTGFEDKGERKKSQRREYLKRSEEELYTVTQYIQGGCLELSKIEGKISKETRALLLRWIETAMLSGSGRGVTESGKFYQLQRTDSRCTLHCEDGDFSMPNYILMFGAREDGDI
- the pheT gene encoding phenylalanine--tRNA ligase subunit beta, which codes for MNTSLSWMKMYVPDLDVDPQEYTDAMTLTGTKVEGYERTDADLDKIVIGQIDKIEQHPDADKLVVCQVNIGTETIQIVTGAPNIKEGDKVPVVLDGGRVAGSHDGKMTPGGIEIRKGKLRGVESNGMMCSIEELGSTRDMYPEAPEYGIYIFPEDAQVGEDAVEALGLRDVIFEYEITSNRVDCYSALGIAREAAATFNKKFCPPKIVETGNDEKTSDYVKVTVEDPDLCPRYAARVVKNVKIGPSPKWMQRALASNGIRSINNLVDITNYIMEEYGQPMHAYDLDKIDGSHIVVKRAKQGEKFVTLDGQEHVLDDSILMICDENKPVGIAGIMGGENSMITDEVKTVLFEGACFNGVNIRKSSKKLGHVTDASSKFEKGLDPNTALEAVNRACQLMEELGAGEVIGGVVDVCYEHKEPWKVPFEPDKINALIGIDISAEEMLGYLERVELYPDETKENIIVPTFRQDVHCTADLAEEVARFYGYDKIPSTIPSSELTGFLPFCRKIEKVAQDVAEYCGFSQAMTYSFESPKVFDKLRLDADDPLRQAVKIRNPLGEDFSIMKTLPLNGMLSSLETNYRRRNKDVRLYELAKVYLPKSLPLTELADERVELTLGMYGEGDFYTMKGVCEEFFEKVGMKKKVSYAPNSGKNYLHPGRQANVYYDGRLLGYLGEVHPLVAESYGMKTRVYVAVIDIPTVIELATFDYKFEDLTKYPAVLRDISMVVPKNVMAGDIEKILEERGGKILESYELFDIYEGNQIKEGFKSMAYSIVFRSKDRTLEDADVTAAMKKILNGLEGLGIELRS
- the queA gene encoding tRNA preQ1(34) S-adenosylmethionine ribosyltransferase-isomerase QueA, producing MKTSDFYYELPQELIAQDPLEDRSSSRLLHLDRRTGEISHGTFQDILTYLKPGDCLVINDTKVIPARLFGRKEDTGAVIELLLLKRRENDVWETLVKPGKKAKVGTKLIFGDGILCGEILDVVEEGNRLIQFQYEGIFEEILDQLGEMPLPPYITHKLKDKNRYQTVYAKHEGSAAAPTAGLHFTPELLQRVKEMGVKIAHVTLHVGLGTFRPVKVEDVAEHHMHSEFYVVEQEQAALVNETKRNGGRVICVGTTSCRTLESATDEEGKLQAGSGWTEIFIYPGYQFKIMDGLITNFHLPESTLLMLVSAFAGKEKIMAAYKEAVRERYRFFSFGDAMFIV
- a CDS encoding TIGR02678 family protein; its protein translation is METFRALIERFWIEKKKDRELYRKIQREAEKIRGFVTEQLGWKLIANEKIIKLEKIPTHAKGFMGVTQFTRIQDYIIFCALLIYLEEREEGEQFLLSEMLEVLETQLQEYMEVDWTMYAQRRSLVRVLQVAENRGLLKVNDGNSERVADGTEREVLYENTGLSRYFAVNFGRSIETFSSCRDFEAAACFETDTEQSKTQRVYRQLVTAPAFYWISTENKDASYLKAERMRIQRVLGEKLGGSLHLHRNAAFYVYEEERMGELHPEESMLSEVVLTVCKEIRKEVENRHLERDAGDCVSIFRREFQGLVRRCQEREKAVWNKEFGEMEISKLERGILEYMKSWMLAELQGERVIFYPACGKFIGSYLTDFVGEEDKTDE
- a CDS encoding histidine phosphatase family protein, which gives rise to MRLYIMRHGETSWNALKKIQGIADIPLNEKGRALAKVTGEALKEIKFDLVITSPLCRAKETARLVIGDRQVPWIEEPRIQEICFGIMEGTQESASDRPQYSENLHRFYADPWNYTAPQDGESIMDVCKRTKEFWEELVKKQEYENYTILISSHGCASRAIMQNVYGDHDFWHGEVPPNCSVNIVDVKDGESVVVEADRVYY